The following proteins are co-located in the Geomonas agri genome:
- a CDS encoding type Z 30S ribosomal protein S14, whose protein sequence is MAKTSMIIKAQRAKYKVRERNRCAVCGRPRAYYRKFDMCRICLRKFSNSGQIPGVIKSSW, encoded by the coding sequence GTGGCTAAGACATCTATGATCATAAAAGCTCAGAGGGCCAAGTACAAGGTACGCGAGCGCAATCGCTGCGCCGTTTGCGGTCGTCCTAGAGCATACTACCGGAAATTCGATATGTGCAGGATCTGCCTGAGGAAGTTCTCTAACTCCGGCCAGATCCCCGGTGTGATAAAGTCCAGTTGGTAA
- the rplX gene encoding 50S ribosomal protein L24, translating into MLGKKLHVKKNDTVVITTGKDRSKSGKVLSIHPKKDGVIVEGINVVKRHVKPRGSEQGGILEKEAPVHISNVMLLCGKCNKPVRTRTTVLEDGKKARCCVKCGESFDK; encoded by the coding sequence ATGCTGGGCAAAAAATTACATGTAAAGAAAAACGATACCGTCGTTATCACCACGGGTAAGGATCGTTCCAAGAGCGGCAAGGTGCTCTCCATCCATCCGAAGAAGGACGGCGTGATCGTCGAGGGGATCAACGTGGTGAAGCGCCACGTGAAGCCCCGCGGTTCCGAGCAGGGGGGCATCCTGGAGAAGGAAGCACCGGTGCACATTTCCAACGTGATGCTGCTCTGCGGGAAGTGCAACAAGCCTGTAAGGACCAGGACCACCGTTCTGGAAGACGGAAAAAAGGCGCGCTGCTGTGTCAAATGCGGCGAGTCCTTTGACAAATAG
- the rpsH gene encoding 30S ribosomal protein S8, with amino-acid sequence MCMTDPVADMLTRIRNAGMAKHQKVDIPSSNLKVSLATVLRTEGFIKNFKVIADSKQGILRVYLKFIDEKEPVINEIKRISKPGGRVYVHSDKIKQVKNGLGVAILSTSKGLVTDKTARELGIGGEVLCTVW; translated from the coding sequence ATGTGCATGACAGATCCAGTTGCCGACATGCTGACCAGAATCAGGAACGCTGGTATGGCAAAACACCAGAAAGTTGACATCCCTTCGTCGAACCTCAAGGTGAGCCTCGCCACGGTGCTGCGCACCGAAGGCTTCATCAAGAACTTCAAGGTCATCGCCGACAGCAAGCAGGGGATTCTGCGGGTATACCTCAAGTTCATTGATGAGAAGGAACCGGTCATCAACGAGATCAAGAGGATCAGCAAGCCGGGCGGCCGGGTCTATGTCCACTCCGACAAGATCAAGCAGGTGAAAAACGGACTGGGCGTCGCCATCCTCTCGACTTCCAAGGGGCTGGTAACCGACAAGACCGCACGCGAACTGGGCATCGGCGGCGAAGTCCTTTGCACGGTCTGGTAG
- the rplE gene encoding 50S ribosomal protein L5 produces the protein MARLAELYNKEMVPQLMKDHNYENIMEVPKLVKIVLNMGLGEAIQNVKILDSAAEELGAIAGQKPVITKAKKSIAGFKLRQGMPIGCSVTLRREKMYEFLDRLISVSLPRVRDFKGINGKGFDGKGNYSLGIKEQLIFPEIDYDKVDKIKGLNITIVTTAKTDAEGKALLKLMGLPFRN, from the coding sequence ATGGCACGGCTGGCTGAGCTTTACAATAAAGAGATGGTCCCGCAACTGATGAAGGACCATAACTACGAAAACATCATGGAAGTCCCCAAGCTCGTGAAAATCGTGCTGAACATGGGCCTGGGCGAAGCAATCCAGAACGTCAAGATCCTGGATTCGGCCGCCGAGGAACTGGGCGCCATCGCGGGCCAGAAGCCCGTGATCACGAAAGCAAAGAAGTCCATCGCGGGCTTCAAGCTGCGCCAGGGCATGCCGATCGGCTGCTCGGTGACGCTGCGTCGCGAGAAGATGTACGAGTTCCTCGACCGCCTGATCAGCGTCTCGCTGCCGCGCGTGCGTGACTTCAAGGGGATCAACGGCAAGGGCTTCGACGGCAAGGGTAACTACTCCCTGGGCATCAAGGAGCAGCTGATCTTCCCCGAGATCGACTACGACAAGGTCGACAAGATCAAGGGTCTCAACATCACGATCGTGACCACGGCAAAGACCGACGCTGAGGGCAAGGCGCTTCTCAAGCTTATGGGCCTGCCGTTCAGGAACTAA